A single region of the Winslowiella toletana genome encodes:
- the fpr gene encoding ferredoxin--NADP(+) reductase, with product MAEWITGKVTKVTNWTDSLFSITVNAPVAPFTAGQFAKLSLEVDGERVQRAYSYVNAPSDDNLEFYLVTVPEGKLSPRLHALTPGDEVMITKDAAGFFVLEEVPECETLWMLATGTAIGPYLSILQESKNLDRFSNIVLVHAARFAADLSYLPLMQQLQQRYNGKLHIQTVVSREEVAGSLTGRVPALIESGQLEAAVGLTMDAETSHIMLCGNPQMVRDTQQLLKESRQMRKHLRRKPGHMTSEHYW from the coding sequence ATGGCTGAGTGGATCACCGGAAAAGTGACCAAAGTGACCAACTGGACCGACAGTTTGTTCAGTATCACAGTCAATGCCCCTGTCGCGCCATTTACCGCCGGTCAGTTTGCAAAACTGTCACTGGAAGTTGATGGCGAGCGCGTGCAGCGTGCTTACTCCTACGTCAATGCGCCCAGCGACGATAATCTTGAGTTTTACCTGGTCACAGTACCGGAAGGTAAACTGAGCCCGCGGCTGCATGCCTTAACGCCAGGTGACGAGGTGATGATTACCAAAGACGCTGCGGGGTTCTTTGTGCTGGAAGAGGTGCCCGAGTGTGAAACACTGTGGATGCTGGCGACCGGCACTGCCATCGGTCCCTACCTGTCTATTTTACAGGAAAGCAAAAATCTCGATCGCTTTAGCAATATCGTGCTGGTGCATGCTGCGCGCTTCGCCGCCGATCTCAGCTACCTGCCGCTGATGCAACAATTACAGCAGCGCTATAACGGTAAACTGCATATTCAGACGGTCGTCAGCCGTGAAGAGGTTGCCGGTTCGTTGACCGGCCGCGTGCCTGCGCTTATTGAGAGCGGGCAACTGGAAGCAGCAGTGGGTTTGACGATGGATGCTGAAACCAGTCATATAATGCTGTGCGGTAATCCTCAGATGGTGCGTGACACCCAGCAGTTGCTGAAAGAGTCACGCCAGATGCGCAAACATCTGCGCCGCAAACCTGGCCATATGACCAGTGAACACTACTGGTAA
- a CDS encoding DUF805 domain-containing protein produces MTLQQWCFSYRGRLSRRDFWIWQGVWLVAMVVLFTLAGNNWVDTQMAAFCVVCLLWPASAVMVKRLHDRNKKGWWALLMILAWMLLAGNWTMFNGTWQWALGRFVPTLIFVMMLLDLGVFTGTAGENRFGSEARPVNYFGKPDYQ; encoded by the coding sequence ATGACCTTACAACAATGGTGCTTTTCATATCGTGGCCGTCTTAGCCGGCGCGATTTCTGGATTTGGCAGGGTGTGTGGCTTGTCGCAATGGTGGTGTTGTTCACGCTGGCGGGTAATAACTGGGTTGATACGCAAATGGCGGCCTTCTGCGTGGTCTGCCTGCTGTGGCCTGCCAGTGCAGTGATGGTCAAGCGTTTGCATGACCGCAATAAAAAGGGCTGGTGGGCATTGCTGATGATCCTGGCGTGGATGCTGCTGGCCGGTAACTGGACGATGTTTAACGGCACATGGCAGTGGGCACTGGGCCGGTTTGTACCCACGCTAATCTTTGTGATGATGCTACTCGATCTCGGGGTATTCACCGGCACCGCGGGTGAGAATCGTTTTGGCAGCGAAGCACGGCCGGTAAACTATTTTGGTAAACCTGATTACCAGTAG
- a CDS encoding YiiQ family protein gives MKKAAGAALLYGCLLLHPAWADPEPQDRTEHMPTAPYLLAGSPTFDMTIAQFREQYNTANPDLPISEYRAIEDRDDKSNLTRAASKINENLYSSTALEHGTGKIKTIQITWLPIQGPEEKSAHDKALAYMAAMLRFFEPGISAEDAAKRLNNLLNKGKGSRYFTQTEGALRFVIADNGEKGLTFAVEPIKLALATP, from the coding sequence ATGAAGAAAGCCGCAGGTGCCGCGTTACTATATGGCTGTTTATTATTGCATCCGGCCTGGGCCGATCCCGAACCGCAGGATCGCACCGAACATATGCCAACTGCCCCTTACCTGCTGGCAGGCTCACCCACCTTCGATATGACTATCGCCCAGTTTCGTGAACAATATAATACGGCAAACCCCGATCTGCCGATCAGTGAATACCGCGCCATCGAAGATCGCGATGACAAAAGTAACCTGACGCGCGCCGCCAGCAAAATTAACGAAAATCTTTACAGCTCAACCGCGCTGGAACACGGCACCGGAAAGATTAAAACTATTCAGATCACCTGGTTGCCAATTCAGGGGCCGGAAGAAAAGAGCGCACACGATAAAGCATTGGCCTATATGGCAGCAATGCTGCGCTTTTTCGAGCCGGGAATATCCGCCGAGGATGCAGCTAAACGCCTGAATAATTTACTGAACAAAGGTAAGGGATCGCGTTACTTTACCCAGACGGAAGGCGCACTGCGCTTTGTCATCGCAGATAACGGTGAAAAAGGGCTGACGTTTGCCGTTGAGCCAATAAAACTGGCGCTGGCAACCCCTTAA
- the tpiA gene encoding triose-phosphate isomerase, translating to MRHPLVMGNWKLNGNKHMVNELIEALRKELSTVDGCGVAIAPPVMYLDQAKHAISGSHIALGAQNVDVNLSGAFTGEVSADMLKDIGAKYIIIGHSERRTYHHESDEFIAKKFAVLKAAGLIPVLCIGETEAENEAGKTEEVCARQLDAVLETQGAAAFEGVVVAYEPVWAIGTGKSATPAQAQAVHKFIRDHIAKKDAAIANQVIIQYGGSVNDKNAAELFTQPDIDGALVGGASLKADAFAVIVKAAAEAKK from the coding sequence ATGCGACATCCATTAGTGATGGGTAACTGGAAACTGAACGGCAACAAACACATGGTCAACGAGTTGATCGAGGCTCTGCGTAAAGAGCTCAGCACTGTTGATGGCTGCGGCGTTGCTATCGCCCCACCGGTGATGTATCTGGATCAGGCTAAACACGCCATTTCCGGCAGCCACATTGCTCTGGGCGCACAGAACGTTGACGTAAATCTGTCAGGCGCGTTCACCGGTGAAGTTTCAGCGGATATGCTGAAAGATATCGGCGCAAAATACATCATCATCGGCCATTCTGAGCGTCGTACTTATCACCATGAGAGCGATGAGTTTATCGCTAAGAAGTTTGCCGTGCTGAAGGCTGCTGGTCTGATTCCAGTGCTGTGCATCGGTGAAACTGAAGCAGAGAACGAAGCGGGTAAAACCGAAGAAGTCTGTGCACGCCAGCTTGATGCGGTACTGGAAACTCAGGGTGCAGCAGCATTCGAAGGCGTAGTTGTTGCTTATGAGCCAGTTTGGGCAATCGGCACCGGTAAATCTGCCACGCCTGCACAGGCACAAGCGGTTCACAAATTTATCCGTGACCATATCGCCAAAAAAGATGCTGCTATCGCTAACCAGGTGATCATTCAGTACGGCGGTTCTGTAAACGATAAAAATGCCGCTGAACTGTTTACCCAGCCGGATATTGACGGCGCGCTGGTTGGCGGTGCGTCGCTGAAAGCTGATGCCTTTGCGGTTATCGTGAAAGCAGCAGCCGAAGCCAAAAAGTAA
- a CDS encoding CDP-diacylglycerol diphosphatase — protein sequence MQGRDRAVTVVMLLIAALVVGLAIAAFSFHKNSDALWQIVSQQCVPGLQQKGIPAPCEHVDISQGYVTFKDRNGPLQYLLMPVARITGIESPLVLNHQTANFFYYSWQQRDLMARKRGAPVPDSAISLAINSEYGRTQNQLHIHISCLRPDVRQQLDRLAPALDEQWQSEKILNHVYLIRTLTREQLAQQSVFIRLAGEVPGAAGQMGKYGLALAMLPDGRLALMAIERNWLKLNRASAEEIQDHSCKIL from the coding sequence ATGCAAGGAAGAGACCGCGCGGTTACTGTAGTGATGCTGCTGATCGCCGCGCTGGTGGTGGGGCTGGCAATTGCCGCCTTCAGTTTCCATAAAAACAGTGATGCGCTGTGGCAGATTGTCAGCCAGCAGTGTGTGCCAGGCCTGCAACAGAAGGGTATTCCCGCCCCCTGCGAGCATGTCGATATCAGCCAGGGCTATGTGACTTTTAAAGATCGCAACGGTCCGCTGCAATACTTGTTAATGCCGGTAGCCAGAATCACCGGTATCGAAAGTCCGCTGGTGCTTAATCATCAGACCGCAAACTTCTTTTATTACTCCTGGCAGCAGCGCGATTTAATGGCGAGAAAGCGCGGTGCGCCGGTGCCAGACAGCGCGATTTCTCTGGCGATAAATTCTGAGTATGGGCGGACGCAAAATCAGCTGCATATCCATATTTCCTGTCTGCGTCCTGATGTGCGCCAGCAGCTTGATCGGCTGGCTCCGGCGCTGGATGAGCAGTGGCAGTCAGAGAAAATACTGAACCACGTTTATTTGATCAGAACGCTGACCCGTGAGCAGCTGGCGCAACAGAGTGTGTTTATCCGTTTAGCCGGGGAAGTACCGGGTGCGGCTGGGCAAATGGGTAAATATGGGCTGGCGCTGGCGATGTTACCGGACGGTCGTCTGGCACTGATGGCGATCGAACGTAACTGGCTTAAGTTAAACCGGGCATCGGCTGAGGAGATACAGGATCATAGCTGTAAGATTCTGTAG